One Alphaproteobacteria bacterium DNA window includes the following coding sequences:
- a CDS encoding enoyl-CoA hydratase (Catalyzes the reversible hydration of unsaturated fatty acyl-CoA to beta-hydroxyacyl-CoA): MMTDTDAEMPGEVIVDVAGDGRRALIEFRNQARNNALSIAMWGQLKEILERLTPMPDLRVVVLRGAGRRAFCAGADIRDFDDKRSGDAAPAYDTLVEDTCRLLDEFPVPSVAMIHGFCMGAGLSIASCCDLRFCDPSAIFALPAARLGLGYTRHGIERLIRVVGLPQTKRILFTAGRIDSDRAQSIGLTHDIVDADILESTVAALVDDICRNAPLTMRAMKLCMTEMAKDPTARDIDACLAAIRRCNESHDYAEGRRAFAEKRPPVFKGY; encoded by the coding sequence ATGATGACGGATACAGATGCCGAGATGCCGGGCGAGGTGATTGTCGACGTCGCGGGCGACGGTCGGCGAGCATTGATCGAGTTCCGAAATCAAGCTCGGAACAACGCCCTCAGTATCGCCATGTGGGGCCAATTGAAGGAGATCCTTGAGCGGCTGACGCCGATGCCTGACCTGCGGGTCGTTGTCCTGCGTGGGGCCGGCCGGAGAGCGTTCTGCGCCGGCGCCGACATCCGCGATTTTGACGACAAGCGTTCCGGGGACGCTGCCCCTGCCTACGACACGCTGGTCGAGGATACCTGCCGTCTTCTCGATGAATTTCCCGTGCCGTCCGTGGCCATGATCCACGGATTTTGCATGGGTGCCGGGCTCTCGATCGCGAGTTGCTGCGATCTGCGTTTCTGTGACCCGTCGGCGATTTTTGCCCTCCCCGCGGCCCGCCTCGGTCTCGGCTACACGCGCCACGGCATCGAGCGGCTGATTAGGGTCGTCGGCCTGCCGCAGACCAAGCGCATTCTTTTTACCGCTGGACGGATCGACTCGGACCGTGCCCAGTCGATCGGCCTTACTCATGACATCGTCGACGCCGATATATTGGAAAGCACGGTCGCGGCGCTAGTCGACGACATTTGCCGCAACGCCCCACTGACAATGAGAGCGATGAAGCTTTGCATGACAGAGATGGCGAAGGACCCGACGGCGCGTGATATCGATGCCTGTCTCGCCGCCATTCGGCGCTGCAACGAGAGCCACGACTATGCCGAGGGCCGTCGTGCTTTCGCCGAGAAGCGTCCACCGGTCTTCAAGGGTTATTAG
- a CDS encoding RidA family protein, translated as MADSQKKVIGGPLVIDGRKLSLSKAIRAGDMVYLTGQIPISDGAPMTIGTIEDQTRVTLDLIKATLDDAGCALSDVVKAMVWLRDKEDFAGFNEVYAEYFPDDPPARSAVVSALLVDVRIEIEVVAYKPSS; from the coding sequence ATGGCGGACAGCCAAAAGAAAGTTATCGGCGGGCCTCTTGTCATTGACGGCCGCAAGCTATCGTTGTCGAAAGCAATTCGCGCCGGCGACATGGTGTATCTTACCGGCCAGATCCCGATCAGCGACGGCGCGCCGATGACGATAGGCACGATCGAGGATCAGACCCGGGTCACCCTAGACCTCATCAAGGCCACATTGGATGATGCCGGTTGCGCATTGTCCGATGTCGTCAAGGCGATGGTCTGGCTCAGGGACAAGGAAGACTTCGCGGGATTCAACGAAGTCTACGCAGAGTATTTTCCCGACGATCCTCCGGCACGGTCGGCGGTCGTCAGCGCCTTGCTGGTCGATGTCCGGATCGAGATCGAGGTGGTGGCCTACAAGCCGTCATCTTGA
- a CDS encoding fumarylacetoacetate hydrolase family protein, whose translation MKIVNMLVEGKTRLGFLQGESVIDPSASVGAGLGSVAGWFSDTIAFIRAGEEGLAAAERLVADPPRGTQMRLADVKLTAPIRPTTILCSGSNYSDHNAEKSNTPISGKEPEFFVKTSDCVVGPDESIIHDPVLTKKLDCETELAIVIGKPGRHIPVDEALRHVFGYTIVNDVTARDLQVRTKGSLTWYETGRGKAFDSSAPLGPAIVTADEIGDPQSLQLRTRINGELRQSSTTANMIWTCAELVHFFSVSFTLKPGMVIITGTPAGTAWSTDAELGGSWQGLPGLTPATRYCLPGDVIESEIDKIGVLRNQVVDLASVANGA comes from the coding sequence ATGAAAATCGTGAATATGCTGGTTGAGGGAAAGACTCGTCTTGGCTTTCTCCAGGGTGAGTCCGTTATCGATCCGTCCGCCAGTGTCGGGGCCGGTCTCGGCTCCGTCGCCGGCTGGTTCTCCGATACGATCGCGTTCATTCGCGCCGGCGAGGAAGGTCTCGCCGCGGCCGAGCGCCTTGTCGCCGATCCGCCGCGCGGCACCCAGATGCGGCTGGCGGATGTCAAGCTGACGGCGCCGATCCGCCCGACGACAATTTTGTGCAGCGGCAGCAACTACAGCGACCATAACGCAGAGAAATCGAATACCCCGATCAGTGGGAAAGAACCGGAATTTTTTGTCAAAACGTCCGACTGCGTAGTCGGCCCGGACGAGTCCATAATCCACGACCCCGTTCTTACCAAGAAGCTCGACTGCGAGACCGAACTCGCCATCGTCATAGGCAAGCCAGGGCGCCATATTCCGGTCGACGAAGCGCTTCGACACGTCTTCGGCTATACGATTGTGAACGATGTTACGGCCAGGGACCTCCAAGTGCGGACAAAGGGATCACTGACTTGGTATGAAACCGGGCGTGGCAAAGCGTTTGACAGCAGCGCCCCACTGGGCCCGGCGATCGTTACCGCCGACGAGATCGGCGATCCTCAGTCGCTCCAATTGCGAACCCGCATAAACGGCGAGCTACGACAATCGAGTACGACCGCCAATATGATTTGGACCTGTGCCGAACTCGTTCATTTCTTCTCCGTCAGTTTCACTCTAAAGCCCGGGATGGTCATCATCACCGGAACACCCGCCGGCACCGCTTGGTCAACGGATGCCGAACTAGGAGGGTCCTGGCAGGGCCTGCCTGGGCTCACCCCGGCCACGCGATATTGTTTGCCGGGAGACGTAATCGAAAGCGAGATCGACAAGATAGGCGTGCTTCGTAACCAGGTCGTCGACCTGGCCTCCGTAGCAAACGGAGCCTGA
- a CDS encoding AAA family ATPase, protein MPAEQRLLSIFVCDIVGSTAYAETLDPEDFELLLQNFFDSSSDLVTRNNGSIANHIGDGFVAYFGFPRADGIDVQHAIDCGLEIVGWLESLEPDDPRRLRVRIGIATGHVILSNIKGQSGDGQAVAFGKTAHLAARLQSIADPNSVFVDDSSHALAMQNFVFSDVGEHSLKGFEKPSRVWRVEGRRDLQLRFEERLTRLSPLVGRGNELNLVFERWHWSKAGDGQAVVLQGEPGIGKSRVVFEAGRHLEESGARIVVFQCQETFENTPFHPLLQQLERMSGIGSRDAISVRREKMNAILGSYMALTEDLRTVVLSLMAYPVEDGVLDDDSTPERKLQALYDAIIELAIQIAMDRPLVVIVEDAQWIDPTSKTLLDLLIERIEGARILVLITVRSGEFVARDCQNLTQVSLDRLTKGEVRTLAKTVMKGSDISNGLVDEIVTRSDGIPLYVEEIAQSVADNIGNQTGQDSIEPADAKSRPHSLPIPDSLQGSLLSRLDQLGDTRELAQIAAVIGREFDCEVLAKLADRDDRSVDRDLDTLTESGVFYRRYDSTRRMLSFKHTLIREAAYQSLLRRDAIVFHKRLARIYEDDFPDMKDMHPEILAYHYTMSELWAAAAKFWLRAGLAARDVGSNVEAKNRLEQGLAALDRLKQSRATRALRMKLQLARGEVINAQYGPAMAGAHEALRESARIGEEIGDTESTVAAQTSLFTLEYVLGALPDAEAVATKLVERGRSSDDDRTTAIGLLGSGMCRFAMGNFVEAQQRLEASLGYLESDLKTATGYPSKAFIYLSLIRHIFGSPEEAVALCGQGVDAAREQRAIDLSAALGNSLYLHRMQNRVDRATAVCQELMDLTERKGFKMWYYQGRFFLGWVRAKEGDESGLAMMEEAMARFRRAEELIEQSFFFGIMAERYLALGHAEQGLRMVELGFDIVKRCDERFFEAPLCVLKARCLERLACPADKTEVDRLIGLATSIADRQGAVAWRPTETL, encoded by the coding sequence ATGCCTGCTGAGCAACGCCTGCTGAGCATTTTTGTTTGCGATATTGTCGGGTCGACGGCGTATGCCGAGACTCTCGATCCCGAGGATTTTGAACTGTTGCTTCAGAATTTCTTCGATTCATCTTCCGATCTTGTCACTCGAAATAACGGCTCGATCGCGAATCATATCGGAGACGGCTTTGTCGCCTATTTTGGTTTTCCCCGTGCCGATGGAATTGATGTCCAGCATGCAATCGATTGCGGGCTCGAAATTGTTGGGTGGCTCGAATCGCTCGAGCCTGATGATCCAAGGCGACTTCGCGTTCGAATAGGAATCGCAACCGGCCACGTCATACTTAGCAACATAAAAGGCCAGAGTGGCGATGGGCAAGCGGTGGCTTTTGGAAAGACCGCTCACCTTGCAGCCCGACTGCAATCTATTGCCGATCCCAACAGTGTCTTTGTCGACGATAGTTCTCATGCTCTCGCGATGCAGAATTTTGTGTTTTCCGATGTGGGAGAGCATTCGCTGAAAGGCTTCGAGAAGCCGAGTAGGGTTTGGCGGGTCGAGGGTCGGCGTGATTTGCAGCTCCGATTCGAGGAACGGCTTACGCGGCTGTCGCCTTTGGTCGGCCGGGGTAACGAATTGAATCTGGTGTTCGAACGCTGGCACTGGTCGAAAGCCGGCGATGGCCAGGCCGTCGTACTTCAAGGCGAACCGGGGATTGGCAAGTCGCGGGTGGTTTTCGAGGCCGGCCGGCATTTGGAAGAATCTGGCGCTCGAATCGTTGTATTCCAATGTCAGGAGACATTCGAGAACACGCCATTTCACCCCTTGCTTCAGCAATTGGAACGAATGTCCGGAATCGGATCGAGAGATGCGATTTCGGTTCGCCGGGAAAAGATGAACGCGATCCTCGGTTCCTATATGGCACTGACTGAGGATCTTCGAACGGTCGTGCTTTCCCTTATGGCCTATCCCGTCGAAGATGGTGTCCTCGATGACGACTCGACGCCAGAAAGGAAACTTCAGGCGCTCTACGACGCGATCATTGAATTGGCCATCCAGATTGCAATGGATCGGCCACTTGTTGTCATCGTCGAGGATGCACAGTGGATCGATCCGACATCGAAGACGCTGTTGGACCTTCTCATTGAACGGATCGAGGGAGCACGAATTCTCGTTCTAATCACGGTTCGATCGGGGGAATTCGTTGCCCGCGATTGTCAAAATTTGACGCAAGTGTCCCTCGACCGCCTGACCAAGGGCGAGGTCAGGACATTGGCGAAGACCGTCATGAAAGGGAGCGATATTTCGAATGGGCTCGTTGACGAAATTGTCACCCGCTCAGATGGCATCCCTCTTTACGTGGAGGAAATTGCGCAAAGTGTTGCGGACAACATAGGCAACCAGACCGGCCAGGATTCAATCGAACCGGCGGATGCCAAGTCACGGCCTCATTCGCTGCCGATTCCCGATTCTCTCCAAGGCTCCTTGTTGTCGCGCCTCGATCAGCTCGGCGATACGCGCGAGCTCGCGCAGATCGCCGCCGTCATCGGACGGGAATTCGATTGTGAGGTTCTTGCGAAACTGGCAGATCGAGATGACCGATCGGTTGATCGCGACTTGGATACGTTGACCGAAAGCGGCGTATTCTACCGGCGCTATGATTCAACGCGTAGGATGTTGTCGTTCAAGCATACTCTGATCCGCGAGGCAGCCTATCAGAGCTTGCTTAGACGAGACGCGATTGTCTTTCACAAACGACTTGCTCGAATTTATGAGGATGATTTTCCGGATATGAAAGATATGCATCCGGAAATACTAGCCTATCACTATACGATGTCGGAGCTATGGGCGGCCGCCGCCAAGTTTTGGCTTCGTGCCGGACTGGCCGCGAGAGATGTCGGATCGAACGTAGAGGCGAAGAACCGCTTGGAGCAGGGACTCGCTGCCCTCGATCGGCTAAAGCAGAGCCGTGCCACACGCGCCCTGAGAATGAAGCTCCAGCTCGCCCGGGGCGAGGTGATCAATGCACAATACGGTCCGGCGATGGCCGGCGCCCATGAAGCGTTACGCGAGTCGGCTCGCATTGGTGAAGAGATCGGCGATACGGAATCGACGGTCGCCGCCCAGACCTCATTGTTTACGTTGGAGTATGTGCTAGGCGCATTACCGGATGCCGAGGCCGTCGCGACGAAGTTGGTTGAACGAGGGCGCAGCAGTGATGACGATCGAACGACAGCAATCGGTCTTTTGGGGTCGGGTATGTGCCGCTTCGCGATGGGTAATTTTGTCGAGGCACAGCAGCGACTCGAAGCTTCGCTTGGCTATCTGGAAAGCGACCTGAAGACCGCCACCGGCTATCCAAGCAAAGCGTTTATCTACCTGTCACTCATTCGGCACATTTTCGGTAGCCCGGAAGAGGCGGTGGCATTATGTGGTCAAGGGGTCGATGCGGCACGTGAGCAGCGTGCGATCGACCTGTCCGCCGCGCTCGGCAATTCGTTATATTTGCATCGCATGCAAAACCGTGTCGATCGTGCCACGGCGGTGTGCCAGGAATTGATGGACCTCACCGAGCGTAAGGGGTTCAAGATGTGGTATTATCAAGGGCGGTTCTTTCTTGGGTGGGTGCGGGCCAAGGAAGGGGATGAAAGCGGCCTCGCGATGATGGAAGAGGCAATGGCGAGATTCCGGCGGGCCGAGGAATTGATCGAACAAAGTTTTTTCTTTGGAATCATGGCGGAGAGGTATCTTGCTTTGGGCCATGCCGAGCAAGGGCTTCGTATGGTCGAGCTTGGCTTCGACATCGTGAAGCGGTGCGATGAGCGATTTTTTGAGGCTCCGCTCTGCGTTCTAAAGGCCCGTTGCCTGGAACGATTGGCGTGCCCGGCGGATAAGACGGAAGTCGATCGTCTCATAGGATTGGCGACCTCCATCGCGGACAGGCAAGGCGCGGTGGCGTGGCGCCCCACGGAGACGCTTTAG
- a CDS encoding RidA family protein, protein MGITPIHHLPMKPEYQSPYSAAYAVEDARIVFFSGCCTVPIYHKHPHDPAEEAQWLAGDFREQTERTFEHIKLVLDAAGATFADIMKLTIYVTDISQQYVFNEISERYFGADNPPARTILQVGALPHPGMFVEVDGVAAVAKLG, encoded by the coding sequence ATGGGCATTACGCCGATCCACCACCTGCCGATGAAGCCGGAATACCAGAGCCCCTACAGCGCCGCCTATGCGGTCGAGGATGCCCGAATCGTGTTCTTCTCCGGCTGCTGCACGGTGCCGATCTACCACAAGCACCCTCACGATCCGGCAGAAGAGGCGCAATGGCTGGCCGGCGATTTTCGCGAACAGACCGAGCGTACTTTCGAGCACATCAAGCTCGTGCTCGACGCCGCCGGCGCCACGTTCGCCGACATTATGAAGCTGACGATCTACGTCACCGACATATCTCAGCAATACGTCTTCAACGAAATTTCGGAACGCTATTTCGGCGCCGACAACCCGCCGGCGCGGACCATCCTCCAGGTCGGCGCCCTCCCCCACCCCGGCATGTTCGTTGAGGTCGACGGTGTCGCCGCGGTGGCGAAGCTGGGATGA
- a CDS encoding aldehyde dehydrogenase — MSDVQQHQMLIDGQWVDAEGGKTFDSINPATGATWTVIPEASAADVDRAVAAAHRAFTEGPWSKMTPTERGKLLRRLADLLADRSEDLGKTETIDTGKLLKETRWQAKYIADFFHYYAGLADKIHGDTMPIDKPDLCVFTLREPLGVVAAIVPWNSQLFLVAVKLGPALAAGNTVVLKASEHASAAMLEFGKLIVEAGFPDGVVNIVTGFGDPCGRTLTSHPLVSRVSFTGGPETARHIVRNTAENFADVSLELGGKSPVMVFEDADLESAVNGSVAGIFGASGQSCVAGSRIYLHESIADEFLSMLADRAGQITIGDPLADETQMGPLATEGQLMRIEAEVEGARGEGATIIHGGRKPSHLTSGWFYEPTIVDCPDQHLRIVDTELFGPVLSALRFKTEEEVVGLANDTKYGLACGVFTRDVGRALRVAKATRAGIVWINTYRVVSPIAEFGGFKDSGYGRESGFQAIYDYTRPKTVWINTSPDPIANPFVMR, encoded by the coding sequence ATGTCGGACGTTCAACAGCACCAGATGCTTATCGACGGCCAATGGGTCGACGCCGAGGGCGGAAAGACCTTCGACAGCATCAACCCGGCGACCGGAGCGACATGGACGGTAATTCCCGAAGCCAGCGCGGCCGATGTCGATCGCGCGGTTGCCGCTGCCCACCGCGCCTTCACAGAGGGCCCATGGTCGAAGATGACGCCCACCGAGCGTGGGAAGCTGTTGCGCAGGCTTGCCGATCTGTTGGCCGATCGATCGGAGGATCTCGGCAAGACGGAGACCATCGATACCGGCAAGTTGCTCAAGGAGACGCGGTGGCAGGCGAAATACATTGCCGATTTCTTCCACTATTACGCCGGCCTTGCCGACAAGATCCACGGCGACACAATGCCGATCGACAAACCGGATCTCTGCGTCTTCACCCTGCGTGAACCACTTGGCGTGGTGGCGGCGATCGTTCCGTGGAACTCGCAGCTGTTTCTTGTCGCGGTAAAGCTTGGACCCGCGCTGGCTGCCGGCAATACGGTCGTGCTCAAAGCCTCCGAGCACGCCTCGGCGGCGATGCTGGAATTTGGTAAGTTGATTGTTGAAGCGGGATTTCCCGACGGCGTGGTCAATATCGTGACCGGGTTCGGCGACCCCTGCGGTCGGACGCTCACCTCGCATCCGCTGGTCTCGCGCGTCAGCTTTACCGGCGGACCCGAGACGGCGCGCCATATCGTACGCAATACCGCTGAGAACTTCGCCGACGTTTCGCTCGAGCTGGGCGGAAAGTCGCCGGTGATGGTGTTCGAAGACGCCGACCTCGAAAGCGCGGTCAATGGCAGCGTCGCCGGCATCTTCGGGGCGAGCGGCCAGAGTTGCGTCGCCGGCTCACGGATCTATCTCCACGAGAGCATCGCCGACGAATTCTTGTCGATGCTCGCTGACCGTGCGGGGCAGATCACTATCGGCGACCCGCTCGCCGACGAGACCCAAATGGGACCCTTGGCAACAGAAGGGCAACTGATGCGCATCGAAGCCGAGGTCGAAGGCGCGCGCGGTGAGGGAGCCACGATTATTCACGGTGGCCGAAAGCCGTCGCACCTCACATCCGGCTGGTTTTATGAGCCGACCATCGTCGACTGCCCCGACCAACACCTTCGGATCGTGGACACCGAACTGTTCGGGCCCGTGTTGAGCGCGCTGCGGTTCAAGACCGAAGAGGAAGTCGTCGGCTTGGCCAACGACACCAAATACGGCCTTGCCTGCGGTGTCTTCACCCGCGACGTCGGGCGTGCGCTGCGGGTCGCCAAGGCGACGCGCGCCGGCATCGTATGGATCAACACCTACCGGGTCGTGTCGCCGATCGCCGAGTTTGGCGGCTTCAAGGACAGCGGCTATGGCCGGGAAAGCGGGTTCCAGGCAATCTACGATTATACGCGGCCGAAAACGGTTTGGATCAACACCTCGCCGGACCCGATCGCCAATCCCTTCGTCATGCGCTAG
- a CDS encoding TRAP transporter large permease subunit has translation MPWWETLMIIVGGLLFVMGLGVPVAFAFLLVNLLGILFLQGGSGAFHQFVLSIYSSVSSFTLTPVPLFVLMGEILWRSQLGKDALDALDKCLGRLPGRLSVLTIAAGTVFSSLSGSTMANTAMLGTFLYPDLERRGYHRTLSIGPIMAGGGLAMMIPPSALAVILAAIGQLSIAKILISAIVPGLMMAALYFAYIVIRCALNPDDSPSYTVDSVTWPERIEAVIKHLLPLGFIVFLVTGLIVLGVATPTESAALGALGSFALAAAYGRLNWAMIRASVLGSLRITAMMFAIMAAAIGFSQLLAYSGATRGLLDSVLGLDVTPILLVVGMQLVVLVLGSFMEQIAIMLITLPIFIPIVKALDLDTIWFGVLMLINLEMALMTPPFGLLLFIMKGITPPDVTMKQIYVAAIPFLVCNLIVMAILILFPELVTFLHPLTRR, from the coding sequence ATGCCGTGGTGGGAAACGCTCATGATCATCGTCGGCGGACTGCTGTTCGTGATGGGCCTCGGCGTGCCGGTCGCCTTCGCATTCCTGCTCGTCAACCTGCTCGGTATCCTATTTCTCCAGGGCGGCAGCGGGGCGTTCCATCAATTCGTCCTCAGCATCTACAGCTCGGTCAGCTCATTCACCCTGACGCCGGTACCGCTTTTCGTGCTGATGGGCGAAATCCTGTGGCGGTCGCAGCTTGGCAAGGACGCGCTCGACGCGCTCGATAAATGCCTTGGCCGACTGCCCGGCCGGCTCAGCGTGTTGACCATCGCCGCCGGCACCGTGTTCTCGTCGCTCAGCGGCTCGACCATGGCCAACACCGCCATGCTCGGCACGTTCCTCTATCCCGACCTTGAACGCCGCGGCTATCACCGTACGCTTTCGATCGGCCCGATCATGGCCGGCGGAGGGCTGGCGATGATGATCCCGCCGAGCGCGCTGGCGGTGATCCTCGCTGCCATCGGCCAGCTTTCGATCGCCAAGATTTTGATCTCGGCCATCGTGCCGGGGCTGATGATGGCCGCCCTCTACTTTGCCTATATCGTCATTCGCTGCGCCCTCAACCCCGATGATTCGCCGAGCTACACGGTCGACAGCGTCACCTGGCCAGAGCGCATCGAGGCCGTCATCAAGCACCTGCTGCCGCTCGGCTTCATCGTCTTCCTGGTTACCGGGCTGATCGTGCTCGGTGTCGCGACGCCGACCGAGTCGGCGGCACTCGGTGCGCTCGGCTCGTTCGCCCTGGCCGCCGCCTACGGGCGCCTCAACTGGGCCATGATCCGAGCATCGGTCCTGGGGTCCCTGCGCATCACCGCGATGATGTTCGCGATCATGGCGGCCGCGATCGGGTTCAGCCAGCTGCTGGCCTATTCTGGCGCCACCCGCGGCCTTCTCGATTCCGTTCTCGGCCTCGACGTGACGCCGATCCTGCTTGTCGTCGGCATGCAGCTTGTCGTCCTCGTACTCGGCAGCTTCATGGAGCAGATCGCGATCATGTTGATCACGCTTCCCATCTTCATACCGATCGTCAAGGCGCTCGACCTCGACACCATCTGGTTCGGCGTCCTCATGCTGATCAACCTGGAGATGGCTCTGATGACGCCGCCCTTCGGATTGCTGCTTTTCATCATGAAGGGCATTACGCCGCCCGATGTGACGATGAAGCAGATCTATGTCGCCGCGATACCGTTCCTTGTCTGCAACCTGATCGTGATGGCGATCCTGATCCTGTTTCCCGAATTGGTGACCTTCCTGCATCCCCTGACCCGCCGCTGA
- a CDS encoding DEAD/DEAH box helicase — protein MRTALAQKGYLKSVTNNSFKELGLAEPIVRALEATQYVVPTPIQGRAIPPLLAGKDLLGIAQTGTGKTAAFALPLLQTLAASRERARPGKVRALILAPTRELAIQIADSLATYGRYLDLSRAVIVGGVAQGPQRKAMARGVDMLVATPGRLLDLISQGHVGLDMVSHFVLDEADRMLDMGFIRDVKKIVAALPRQRQSLLFSATMPAEVERLTHQMLSDPVKVEAASQTVTVDQVDQHVVHVGAKNKRALLTSMLSDPTFSRVLVFTRTKHGANKVSEDLDKAGIAADALHGNKSQSARQRALEKFRRGRARVLVATDIAARGIDVHGVTHVFNLDIPNVPESYVHRIGRTARAGAGGIAISFCDASEAEDLRRIEKLIRRRLSVIDGRQFLAGPSPDVQEQSDARPQRRRGSSAADARRTPTDKGPRHAPGRRPIGVPSNGQTGKHNGRSKRAPETPTGTVKWFNPAKGYGFIRPDDGGRDIFVHVSAVDQAGIGHPTEGQKLSYDLQREPKKGRVSAANLKAA, from the coding sequence ATGCGTACCGCTCTGGCGCAAAAAGGATACCTAAAGTCAGTGACAAATAATTCGTTTAAGGAGCTCGGTCTCGCCGAGCCGATCGTGCGTGCCCTCGAGGCTACGCAATATGTCGTCCCCACGCCCATCCAAGGGCGTGCAATTCCACCTCTGCTTGCCGGCAAGGATTTGCTGGGCATCGCACAGACCGGCACCGGCAAGACCGCGGCCTTTGCCCTCCCACTACTGCAGACTCTTGCCGCGAGCCGCGAACGGGCGCGTCCGGGAAAAGTACGTGCCTTGATCCTCGCGCCGACACGCGAACTCGCCATTCAGATCGCGGATAGCCTGGCAACCTACGGCCGCTATCTCGATCTTAGCCGGGCCGTTATCGTCGGCGGCGTCGCACAAGGGCCGCAGCGAAAAGCAATGGCCCGCGGCGTCGATATGCTCGTCGCCACGCCGGGAAGGCTTCTCGACCTTATCAGTCAGGGCCATGTCGGGCTCGACATGGTCTCGCACTTCGTCCTCGACGAAGCCGACCGCATGCTCGACATGGGTTTCATTCGCGACGTCAAAAAGATCGTCGCGGCCCTGCCCCGCCAGAGACAGAGTCTATTGTTCTCGGCGACCATGCCGGCCGAGGTCGAGCGCCTCACCCACCAGATGCTGTCAGACCCGGTCAAGGTCGAGGCGGCGTCACAAACCGTGACCGTCGACCAGGTCGATCAGCATGTTGTGCACGTCGGCGCCAAGAACAAACGTGCCCTGCTAACCAGCATGCTCTCCGATCCGACGTTTTCACGGGTCCTCGTTTTCACGCGAACCAAGCACGGTGCTAATAAGGTCTCCGAAGATCTGGACAAGGCCGGCATTGCCGCCGATGCCCTGCACGGCAACAAGTCCCAAAGCGCCCGGCAACGTGCGCTTGAGAAATTCCGCCGCGGACGGGCCAGGGTTCTCGTCGCGACCGATATCGCGGCCCGCGGTATCGATGTACATGGCGTGACCCACGTATTCAATCTCGACATCCCCAATGTGCCTGAGAGCTATGTGCATCGCATCGGGCGCACGGCACGCGCCGGTGCAGGCGGAATTGCAATCTCATTCTGCGATGCGAGTGAAGCCGAAGACCTTCGCCGGATCGAAAAACTGATCCGCCGCCGCCTTTCGGTCATCGACGGCCGGCAATTCTTGGCGGGTCCGAGTCCGGACGTTCAAGAACAGTCCGACGCGCGGCCGCAACGGAGACGCGGCAGTTCCGCCGCCGACGCGCGGCGTACACCGACTGATAAGGGTCCACGCCATGCGCCGGGGCGTCGGCCGATTGGTGTTCCGTCGAACGGCCAGACCGGCAAGCACAATGGCCGATCGAAAAGAGCACCCGAGACGCCGACTGGGACGGTGAAATGGTTCAACCCTGCGAAGGGCTATGGATTCATCCGGCCTGACGACGGCGGTCGGGACATTTTTGTCCATGTCAGTGCCGTGGACCAGGCCGGGATCGGGCATCCCACCGAAGGCCAGAAGCTCAGTTACGACCTGCAACGCGAACCGAAGAAAGGGCGCGTTTCCGCTGCAAACCTCAAAGCGGCCTAG
- a CDS encoding enoyl-CoA hydratase/isomerase family protein — MSARYDNYKALKFNKPAPRILEVILSAPGKLNALDADGHRELAEVWRDIDKDPEISCVLLRGDGGVYSAGGDLALVEDMANDWDTRLRAWQEARDIVYNVINCSKPVVSAIEGPAVGAGLAAAMMADISVAGRTARIIDGHTRLGVAAGDHAAIIWPLLCGMAKAKYYLLLCETVTGEEAERIGLVSLCADDDKVIDTAMAVCEKLVKGAPVAIRWTKYALNNWLRMAGPSFDASLALEFVGFSGPEVREGYTALREKRAPNFDPK; from the coding sequence ATGTCGGCCCGTTACGATAACTACAAGGCGCTGAAGTTCAACAAGCCAGCCCCGCGCATTCTCGAAGTGATCCTGTCGGCACCGGGAAAGCTGAACGCACTCGATGCGGACGGCCATCGCGAGCTCGCCGAGGTGTGGCGAGACATCGACAAGGATCCCGAAATTTCGTGCGTGCTCTTACGTGGCGACGGGGGCGTCTATTCCGCGGGCGGCGATCTTGCCCTCGTTGAGGATATGGCGAACGATTGGGATACGCGGCTTCGTGCCTGGCAGGAGGCGCGCGACATCGTCTACAACGTGATCAATTGCAGCAAACCGGTGGTGTCGGCGATCGAGGGTCCGGCGGTCGGCGCCGGTCTGGCGGCGGCGATGATGGCCGATATCAGCGTCGCCGGGCGCACGGCACGGATTATCGATGGCCATACGCGGCTCGGCGTCGCGGCGGGCGACCATGCGGCGATTATCTGGCCGTTGCTCTGCGGCATGGCCAAGGCCAAATACTACCTGCTGCTCTGCGAAACGGTGACCGGCGAGGAAGCCGAACGAATCGGGCTGGTTTCGCTGTGCGCCGACGACGATAAAGTCATCGACACCGCCATGGCGGTCTGCGAGAAACTCGTCAAGGGTGCGCCGGTCGCCATCCGCTGGACGAAATACGCACTGAACAATTGGTTGCGCATGGCCGGGCCGAGTTTCGACGCCTCGCTGGCGTTGGAGTTCGTCGGCTTTTCCGGGCCGGAGGTGCGGGAGGGCTATACGGCCCTGCGTGAGAAGCGGGCGCCGAATTTCGATCCCAAGTAA